In Armatimonadota bacterium, a single genomic region encodes these proteins:
- a CDS encoding S41 family peptidase — MGSVTIIALATAMLGKQGATIEPRLLRQPDIHGNNVVFCYAGDLWVSTTENGNIARRLTSGSGAESRPHFSPDGKTIAFTATYDGSGNVFTIPLEGGEPKRLTYGNNDQCLGWTPDGKIMFATPEGQPYGGRQPQLLLVNAKGGLPQTTPIKEIATGMMTEDGKKLVYNRVNSFNFNWRRYRGGTQGKVSIYDLATNEYSELPAKRDQNFHPLVVGNSIYFISDRANGTLNLFKNEKGKDTQLTNDSQSDIKWPETDGKTIIYERDGFLVHFDPATGKEKKLSPKILSENLGSRPTLKNLQPYLSDFSISPSGNRVAVNARGELFSVPARTGETRNMSRTSGVREEAPRWSPDGKSIAYISDASGEREIYLQPQGGGSPVQLTNKTGFRIEGLVWSPDSKFLVINSPIAAYKLDPSTKQIIEIADFPYGGGSIDVSPDGKWLAYTQAGTNANSALWLYEVESGKRTKLTEGFFNDGSAVFDRERPYLYFSSDRTFEPTFGRFEFSLKVEDTTRMYAVALTKDAPNPFLDRNDEEPEQGAKPPEKPAAAAAGEPKPSIELDGIASRIMVLPLPPGSYNALTGLGNGFAYISGGVLFQYSLGSKAPTPLYEGTGSVDFTPDRKKMAVLGRGGLQILPVAPGGQPGPGRVDLSNVEAVIDAKAEYKQIFWDVWRYERDHFYDASMGGQDWLAIGKKYEGYLQYVNHRGDLNYILGLLIGELGTGHAYIQGQGDLGQGSPRIPVGNLCADLEVFGDGVRFAKILRGFNDEEPYQTPLGLPGIDVKDGEYLVAIDGNAITAETNPSEFLVGKVGKTVTLMVNSKPGMEGARKVRVKPIATDIQARYWDFVEGNRKKVAELSGGRIGYMHISNTAAEGSHDLVRGFYNQTDKDAVLVDERWNGGGYIQPWFVDTLARKKKAMIQPRYGADQPEAPVIEGPMCLLINGYAGSGGDFFPYMFRQAGRGPLIGKRTWGGLVGISGGINLIDGGNVTSPNFAIYNPETGEIIAENQGIDPDIDIDSRPDLIAKGQDPQLEAGVKYLLEQLSKLPPKKVRTKVPQVGKNGKINP; from the coding sequence ATGGGATCAGTTACCATCATCGCCCTCGCCACTGCCATGCTAGGCAAACAAGGCGCAACCATCGAACCGCGCCTTCTTCGGCAACCCGACATCCACGGCAACAATGTTGTGTTCTGCTATGCCGGAGACCTTTGGGTTTCAACCACCGAGAATGGCAACATTGCACGCCGACTCACAAGCGGTAGCGGAGCTGAATCTCGCCCACACTTTTCTCCCGACGGAAAGACCATCGCCTTTACCGCGACTTACGATGGTTCCGGAAACGTTTTCACAATCCCGCTTGAGGGTGGCGAGCCAAAGCGACTGACCTACGGAAATAACGACCAATGCCTCGGTTGGACCCCCGACGGAAAGATCATGTTTGCGACTCCAGAGGGCCAGCCCTATGGTGGTCGTCAGCCTCAACTGCTACTGGTTAATGCGAAAGGAGGGCTCCCACAGACCACTCCGATCAAAGAAATTGCGACCGGAATGATGACTGAAGATGGCAAGAAGCTGGTTTACAACCGAGTAAATAGCTTCAACTTTAACTGGAGACGCTACCGCGGCGGAACCCAAGGCAAGGTTTCTATTTATGACCTTGCAACAAATGAATATTCGGAGCTTCCGGCGAAGCGAGATCAGAATTTCCACCCGCTCGTCGTAGGGAATTCGATCTATTTCATCTCCGACCGAGCCAACGGAACGCTCAATCTCTTTAAGAACGAGAAGGGTAAGGACACTCAGCTCACCAACGATAGCCAAAGCGATATCAAGTGGCCAGAGACCGACGGTAAGACGATCATCTACGAGCGCGACGGCTTCCTTGTCCACTTCGACCCGGCTACTGGCAAAGAGAAGAAACTCTCCCCAAAGATTCTTAGCGAAAACCTTGGTTCTCGACCAACACTGAAGAATTTGCAGCCATATCTTAGCGATTTCTCGATTTCGCCAAGCGGAAATCGCGTCGCAGTAAACGCGAGAGGAGAGCTCTTCTCAGTCCCGGCTAGAACCGGAGAGACTCGGAATATGAGCCGGACCAGCGGTGTTCGCGAAGAGGCCCCGCGCTGGTCGCCGGACGGGAAAAGCATTGCCTACATTTCGGACGCATCTGGAGAAAGAGAGATCTACCTCCAGCCCCAAGGTGGCGGATCTCCGGTTCAACTGACGAACAAGACGGGCTTCCGGATTGAGGGCCTTGTCTGGAGTCCTGACAGTAAGTTCCTGGTTATCAACAGCCCAATCGCAGCCTACAAGCTAGACCCTTCAACTAAGCAAATCATCGAGATCGCTGACTTCCCCTACGGCGGAGGATCAATCGACGTCTCGCCAGATGGAAAGTGGCTGGCTTACACTCAAGCTGGCACAAATGCTAACAGCGCACTCTGGCTTTACGAAGTCGAAAGTGGCAAACGAACGAAGCTCACTGAAGGCTTTTTCAATGACGGATCTGCCGTGTTCGACCGTGAGCGTCCGTACTTGTACTTCTCATCAGATCGCACATTCGAACCAACCTTCGGTCGTTTTGAGTTCAGCCTTAAAGTTGAAGATACGACCCGCATGTATGCAGTAGCGCTCACAAAGGACGCTCCGAACCCGTTCCTGGATCGCAACGACGAGGAGCCAGAGCAAGGAGCCAAGCCTCCCGAAAAGCCAGCCGCAGCCGCCGCAGGAGAGCCAAAGCCGAGCATTGAGCTCGACGGTATTGCAAGTCGCATCATGGTTCTGCCGCTCCCTCCAGGGAGCTACAATGCTTTGACTGGCCTCGGCAACGGGTTTGCCTATATATCTGGTGGAGTTCTGTTCCAGTACAGCCTCGGCTCGAAGGCTCCGACCCCTCTGTACGAAGGCACGGGGTCAGTTGATTTCACTCCAGATCGCAAGAAAATGGCGGTGTTGGGTCGGGGAGGATTGCAGATCCTGCCTGTGGCACCCGGCGGTCAGCCCGGACCGGGCCGCGTTGATCTTAGCAACGTGGAAGCGGTGATTGATGCTAAAGCCGAGTACAAGCAAATTTTCTGGGACGTTTGGCGCTACGAGCGAGACCATTTCTACGACGCTTCGATGGGCGGCCAAGACTGGCTCGCAATCGGCAAAAAGTATGAGGGATACCTCCAGTATGTTAATCACCGTGGTGATCTTAACTACATTCTGGGCCTACTGATCGGCGAACTCGGAACCGGGCACGCCTACATTCAGGGTCAGGGTGATCTCGGCCAGGGTTCCCCTCGGATTCCCGTCGGAAACCTCTGTGCCGATCTTGAAGTCTTCGGGGATGGCGTTCGATTCGCAAAGATTCTTCGAGGATTCAACGACGAAGAGCCATACCAAACCCCGCTGGGACTCCCAGGGATCGATGTTAAAGATGGGGAATACCTCGTGGCAATCGACGGAAACGCCATCACCGCTGAAACGAATCCCTCGGAGTTCCTCGTGGGGAAAGTTGGAAAGACGGTCACGCTGATGGTCAACTCCAAGCCAGGAATGGAGGGCGCGAGGAAAGTTCGCGTGAAACCCATTGCGACCGACATCCAGGCTCGCTACTGGGATTTCGTTGAAGGTAACCGGAAAAAGGTCGCCGAACTCTCAGGAGGTCGGATCGGTTACATGCACATCTCCAACACCGCTGCCGAAGGTTCGCACGATCTCGTCCGAGGGTTCTACAACCAAACCGACAAAGATGCCGTCCTCGTTGACGAGCGCTGGAACGGAGGTGGTTACATCCAACCGTGGTTCGTCGATACCCTTGCTCGAAAGAAGAAGGCGATGATCCAGCCTCGCTACGGAGCCGATCAGCCTGAGGCCCCCGTCATCGAAGGGCCCATGTGCCTTCTTATCAACGGTTATGCGGGATCAGGCGGAGACTTCTTCCCCTACATGTTCCGCCAAGCGGGACGTGGTCCGCTCATTGGAAAACGAACTTGGGGCGGATTGGTTGGAATCAGTGGTGGGATCAACTTGATCGATGGCGGAAACGTCACTAGTCCCAACTTTGCCATCTACAATCCGGAAACTGGTGAAATCATTGCCGAGAATCAAGGAATTGATCCTGATATCGACATTGATTCTCGCCCTGATCTGATTGCGAAAGGTCAAGATCCACAGCTTGAAGCAGGAGTCAAATACTTGCTCGAACAGCTCTCAAAGCTGCCTCCGAAAAAGGTTCGCACTAAGGTTCCTCAGGTCGGCAAGAACGGCAAAATCAATCCCTAA
- a CDS encoding aldehyde dehydrogenase family protein, with protein MTTQHVSSVDPQNWQSDGRPVPEVKGGNRYLINGEIREWSGQTNEVQSCLFFNWNSGIVRPTLGAAPVLDANEALDALKAAQSAWDNGQGEWPTMTVSERISAVQDFVVRMKAVRETVVELIMWEIGKTLPDAAKEFDRTVQYIEDTIESLKELDRKNSGFSVEKGFLAQIRRSPFGPTLCMGPYNYPLNETFTTLIPAIIMGNPVISKLPRYGQLLNTPLLEAFRDSFPAGVVNIINGKGNEIIPPLLQDGGVELLAFIGSSKTADQLKTYHPKPHRLKSILSLDAKNLAVVLPDADMKVTIPQLVAGTLGFNGQRCTALKILFVHKSRVDEVISELSTAVNAMPAGHPWKPGAMLTPLADINATTWLRGLLDEAISMGAKIVNDGGGEVIENFMKPAIVYPVTPEMRLHEVEQFGPIIPIRAYEDISEVMQYAVETQFGQQVSLFGNDPKVLGPLIDAMVNQVSRVNINVQCQRGPDTFPFTGRKASAEGTLSVADALKRFSIRTLVATDYSEANRALINEILAARSSNFLTTDFLF; from the coding sequence ATGACGACCCAACACGTTTCGTCCGTTGATCCTCAGAACTGGCAGTCCGATGGCCGACCGGTGCCTGAGGTGAAGGGTGGCAACCGCTACCTCATCAATGGCGAAATCCGCGAGTGGTCAGGGCAGACCAACGAAGTTCAGTCCTGCCTTTTCTTCAATTGGAACAGCGGCATTGTCCGCCCGACCCTCGGCGCAGCACCGGTGCTGGATGCCAACGAAGCCCTCGACGCGCTGAAAGCCGCCCAATCGGCTTGGGACAATGGGCAGGGCGAATGGCCGACCATGACCGTCTCTGAGCGAATCTCGGCGGTGCAGGATTTCGTGGTTCGGATGAAAGCCGTTCGTGAGACCGTGGTCGAGTTGATCATGTGGGAAATCGGCAAGACCCTTCCGGACGCCGCGAAGGAGTTCGATCGAACCGTCCAGTACATCGAGGATACGATCGAATCACTCAAAGAGTTGGATCGCAAGAACAGTGGATTCAGCGTCGAGAAAGGCTTCTTGGCACAAATTCGTCGCTCACCTTTTGGTCCGACGCTTTGCATGGGTCCGTACAACTATCCGCTTAACGAGACGTTTACTACGCTAATTCCGGCGATCATCATGGGCAACCCCGTGATCTCGAAGCTGCCGCGTTACGGACAGCTTTTGAATACACCTCTTCTCGAGGCATTCCGAGACTCCTTCCCAGCAGGTGTCGTGAACATCATCAACGGAAAGGGCAACGAGATCATTCCACCGCTTCTTCAGGATGGTGGCGTCGAGCTATTGGCGTTCATCGGCAGTAGCAAGACGGCCGACCAACTCAAAACCTATCATCCTAAGCCCCACCGGCTGAAGTCGATCCTTTCCTTGGACGCAAAGAACCTCGCCGTCGTTCTGCCCGATGCGGACATGAAGGTGACAATCCCGCAACTCGTTGCCGGGACGCTTGGCTTTAACGGCCAAAGATGTACCGCTTTGAAGATCCTCTTCGTTCACAAATCGCGAGTCGATGAAGTGATCTCGGAGCTTTCGACCGCCGTCAACGCAATGCCTGCAGGGCATCCCTGGAAGCCCGGTGCAATGCTGACGCCGCTTGCCGACATCAATGCGACCACCTGGTTACGCGGACTTCTCGATGAGGCCATTTCGATGGGCGCGAAAATCGTCAACGACGGCGGCGGTGAGGTCATCGAGAACTTCATGAAGCCCGCAATTGTGTATCCGGTTACTCCAGAGATGCGACTGCACGAAGTCGAGCAATTCGGTCCAATCATCCCGATTCGAGCTTATGAGGACATCTCCGAAGTCATGCAGTACGCGGTCGAAACGCAGTTCGGTCAGCAAGTTTCGCTCTTCGGGAACGATCCCAAGGTGCTTGGGCCGCTTATCGATGCGATGGTGAACCAGGTTTCAAGGGTGAACATCAACGTTCAGTGCCAACGGGGGCCAGATACCTTCCCGTTCACCGGGCGAAAGGCCTCAGCCGAAGGAACCCTGTCGGTTGCCGACGCGCTGAAGCGATTCTCGATTCGCACGCTAGTGGCAACCGATTACTCCGAGGCCAATCGGGCCCTCATCAACGAGATTCTCGCCGCAAGAAGCAGCAACTTCTTGACGACCGACTTCTTGTTCTGA
- a CDS encoding GNAT family N-acetyltransferase, giving the protein MAPTLETHRLILRPVQMSDAERIQALFACFDVIEYLDGSVIPWPYPESGAVEFLKFIIPKMEAGETIVWALEPKGSDEMIGILHLNQFSETDHRGFWLGRDYWGQGYMSEAVAASQDYCFEVLGMSRLLLSNAEPNTGSARIKEKSGARLLGYEEAKYYAGGGTYRTMRWELSAEAWRENRSKFGEI; this is encoded by the coding sequence ATGGCTCCGACTCTCGAAACTCATCGCCTGATCTTGCGCCCTGTGCAGATGTCGGATGCGGAGCGCATCCAAGCGCTCTTTGCCTGTTTTGATGTGATCGAGTATTTGGACGGGAGCGTCATTCCCTGGCCCTATCCTGAGAGCGGCGCGGTAGAGTTTTTGAAATTCATCATTCCCAAAATGGAAGCTGGCGAAACCATAGTTTGGGCTCTGGAGCCGAAGGGTTCTGACGAGATGATCGGGATTCTGCACCTCAACCAGTTCTCAGAAACAGACCATCGGGGTTTCTGGTTGGGGCGAGATTACTGGGGTCAAGGTTATATGAGTGAGGCGGTGGCAGCTTCGCAGGACTACTGCTTCGAAGTGCTAGGGATGTCCCGCTTGTTGCTTTCCAACGCCGAACCTAACACGGGCTCGGCCCGCATCAAAGAGAAGTCAGGTGCAAGGTTGCTCGGATACGAGGAGGCGAAATATTACGCTGGCGGTGGAACTTATCGAACGATGAGATGGGAGCTTTCGGCGGAGGCATGGCGAGAGAATCGATCGAAGTTTGGCGAGATCTGA
- a CDS encoding ubiquinone/menaquinone biosynthesis methyltransferase: protein MTPQTPTRPIWEAQGDEKRREVQGMFSAIAPSYDRANALMSFNLHQQWRKFAASKLMLREGDTVLDLCTGTGDFLPIHRSLVGGAGILLGIDFCPPMLVRAANKDAEATLSVGDACSIPLANRSVEGVSVGWGIRNVPDIDQAHSEIYRVLKPGKRFVSIDCAEPQSALIRVATSILRTPMLGFLGKLLGSQEAYKYLSESTARFKTREELAASMQSAGFIDVHYKNLMLGNICVHWGTKP, encoded by the coding sequence ATGACTCCGCAAACTCCCACCCGGCCCATCTGGGAAGCACAAGGCGACGAAAAGCGTCGCGAAGTGCAGGGAATGTTCAGTGCAATTGCGCCGAGCTATGATCGCGCCAATGCGTTGATGAGCTTCAATTTGCACCAGCAGTGGCGAAAATTCGCTGCTTCGAAACTCATGCTCCGAGAGGGTGACACCGTTCTTGATCTCTGCACCGGCACTGGCGACTTCCTTCCGATCCACCGCTCTCTAGTCGGAGGCGCGGGAATTCTCCTCGGCATCGACTTTTGCCCTCCGATGCTGGTTCGGGCCGCGAACAAGGACGCGGAGGCAACCCTTTCGGTAGGAGACGCATGTTCAATTCCCCTGGCAAACCGTTCAGTAGAAGGCGTCTCGGTCGGCTGGGGAATTCGCAATGTGCCAGACATCGACCAAGCGCACAGCGAAATCTATAGGGTTCTGAAGCCAGGGAAACGATTTGTCAGCATCGACTGTGCCGAGCCACAATCAGCCCTGATTCGGGTTGCAACGAGCATCTTGCGAACTCCGATGCTCGGATTTTTGGGGAAGCTCCTTGGTAGCCAAGAAGCATACAAGTACCTGAGCGAGAGCACAGCAAGATTTAAGACCAGAGAAGAACTAGCCGCCTCAATGCAGAGCGCTGGCTTCATCGACGTCCACTACAAAAACCTCATGCTGGGCAATATTTGCGTGCATTGGGGGACAAAACCATGA
- a CDS encoding ThuA domain-containing protein, whose amino-acid sequence MSKSALIVWGGWDGHEPEKVAYFFRDLLVAEGFSVTVSNTLDSFADAEFVYSHNLLVPVYTMSEIKPEQFEPVRIAVAEKGIGIAGCHGGMCDAFRTNTEWQFMTGSQWVAHPGNDGVRYMVNMGPNSHEITAGLPDFEVVSEQYYLHVDPGVNVLATCDFPLPGVDGPHVGNPCKMPQVYTKMYGAGRVFYNALGHHADVLEAEVPKELMRRGFLWAAK is encoded by the coding sequence ATGTCAAAGAGTGCGCTGATTGTTTGGGGTGGATGGGATGGACACGAACCGGAGAAAGTTGCCTACTTCTTCCGGGACTTGTTGGTTGCCGAGGGCTTTTCGGTCACCGTTTCGAATACCCTCGATTCCTTTGCCGACGCCGAGTTTGTGTATTCGCACAACTTGTTAGTGCCGGTCTACACGATGAGCGAAATCAAGCCGGAGCAGTTTGAGCCCGTCCGCATTGCAGTTGCTGAGAAAGGAATCGGTATCGCAGGGTGCCACGGTGGAATGTGCGATGCTTTCCGGACGAACACCGAATGGCAGTTCATGACCGGGTCACAATGGGTCGCTCATCCGGGGAACGACGGAGTTCGTTATATGGTGAACATGGGTCCAAATTCGCATGAGATTACTGCGGGACTACCCGACTTTGAAGTGGTTTCGGAGCAGTACTACTTGCACGTCGATCCAGGTGTGAACGTTCTGGCTACGTGCGATTTTCCTCTGCCCGGAGTGGACGGTCCGCACGTCGGGAATCCATGCAAGATGCCCCAGGTTTACACAAAGATGTACGGCGCCGGGCGGGTGTTTTACAATGCTCTTGGGCATCATGCCGATGTCCTAGAAGCTGAAGTTCCCAAGGAGCTAATGAGACGCGGATTCCTCTGGGCAGCCAAGTAG
- the rsgA gene encoding ribosome small subunit-dependent GTPase A produces the protein MDQKQKDFVNRTMAAMDANERKKVRDRAIKARKLALSRMTSRPVLDVEEDEDDDTPIPIRKPTLPLEEFILRILTEEVVVPQKPVETQVGTVIALHRKRCEVVLPTQRIDCNLTPDQAKWQQSQFAVGDLVNVYREEEIWRIRDVQPRKTKLSRPDPGSAERERVIVANIDVIVVVVSVKAPPLHPRVIDRYLIAIQRGGAEAVIAVNKSDLLAPDDDEFNLLDPYRCLAPIIRVSAAAKNGLDELKTHLAGKRSAFVGHSGVGKSSLLNALKPDLELDTGAVSEGYGRGTHTTTSSHLWDLGDGTEIIDTPGVRAFGLFKLDRDELIDYFPEFEGLSCRFRDCSHTVEPGCGIRAAAEEGLINSARFDTYQRILASL, from the coding sequence TTGGATCAAAAACAGAAAGACTTTGTCAATCGCACCATGGCGGCGATGGACGCAAACGAGCGAAAGAAGGTGCGAGACCGCGCCATCAAGGCTCGAAAACTCGCCTTGTCTCGAATGACCTCTCGTCCCGTATTGGACGTGGAGGAGGACGAAGACGACGACACGCCGATTCCCATCCGCAAGCCGACTCTTCCGTTGGAAGAGTTCATTCTTCGTATCCTGACCGAAGAGGTTGTGGTACCGCAAAAGCCCGTCGAAACCCAAGTCGGAACCGTTATCGCTCTGCATCGAAAACGGTGCGAAGTAGTCCTCCCAACTCAGAGGATCGATTGCAATCTCACGCCTGATCAGGCCAAGTGGCAGCAATCCCAGTTCGCAGTTGGCGATTTGGTGAATGTCTACCGCGAGGAAGAAATTTGGCGCATCAGGGATGTCCAGCCAAGAAAGACCAAACTCTCCCGACCCGACCCCGGCTCTGCCGAGCGCGAACGGGTGATTGTCGCCAATATCGACGTCATCGTCGTGGTCGTCAGCGTCAAAGCACCTCCTCTTCATCCCAGAGTGATTGACCGCTACCTCATCGCCATCCAACGCGGTGGGGCCGAGGCGGTGATCGCGGTGAACAAATCGGACCTTCTCGCTCCAGACGACGATGAGTTCAATCTCCTCGACCCCTACCGCTGCCTCGCTCCGATCATCCGTGTCTCGGCTGCCGCCAAAAATGGCCTCGATGAACTCAAAACTCATTTGGCAGGGAAGCGATCCGCATTCGTTGGTCATAGTGGAGTTGGCAAAAGCTCCCTGCTCAACGCGCTGAAGCCTGATCTTGAGCTTGATACTGGAGCGGTCAGCGAAGGCTATGGCCGAGGAACTCACACCACTACCAGTAGCCACCTATGGGATCTCGGCGACGGCACCGAGATCATCGACACTCCAGGGGTTCGGGCGTTTGGCCTCTTCAAGCTAGACAGGGATGAACTCATTGATTACTTCCCAGAATTCGAGGGGTTATCCTGTCGCTTTCGAGATTGCTCGCACACTGTCGAGCCAGGTTGCGGAATTCGAGCCGCCGCCGAAGAAGGGCTGATCAATTCGGCGAGGTTTGATACTTATCAGAGAATTCTGGCCTCGCTTTAG
- a CDS encoding HAD-IIA family hydrolase — protein sequence MRRYSCYVFDLDGTIYRGDQVIAGAAEALRELRKTDARIFFATNNSSQTETAYVAKLARMGIQARPAEILTSGRAAARYCAAVGIRRVFVVGEPGLVETLIDEGIGVVNFNSLRVHPVSGSVDAVVAGICREALSYELLDSALQCVLGGARLIGTNNDATYPLAGGRFAPGAGAILGALSACTELKPTVIGKPNPYMLFHVLQAEKIAASETLVVGDRIDTDLMFAKAAGCTGVLVTTGVDKEAPVGTASIGGLLELL from the coding sequence GTGCGACGTTACTCGTGCTACGTTTTTGATCTTGACGGAACGATCTACCGGGGTGATCAGGTGATCGCGGGCGCAGCAGAAGCACTTCGAGAGTTACGAAAGACTGACGCACGTATTTTCTTCGCCACAAACAACTCCAGCCAAACCGAAACGGCGTACGTAGCTAAGCTCGCGAGAATGGGAATCCAGGCCCGACCCGCGGAGATTCTCACCAGTGGTCGCGCTGCAGCCCGGTACTGCGCCGCCGTCGGCATCCGGCGAGTGTTCGTGGTCGGAGAGCCTGGTTTGGTTGAAACCTTGATCGATGAAGGCATTGGGGTCGTGAACTTTAATAGCTTGCGGGTGCATCCGGTGTCTGGTTCGGTGGATGCTGTCGTCGCGGGCATCTGTCGCGAAGCTTTGAGCTATGAATTGCTGGATTCAGCGTTGCAGTGTGTACTCGGGGGAGCACGACTGATCGGAACAAATAACGATGCCACATATCCGCTCGCGGGTGGTCGGTTTGCTCCCGGTGCTGGTGCAATTTTAGGAGCGCTTTCAGCTTGTACGGAACTCAAACCCACCGTGATAGGAAAGCCAAATCCGTACATGCTTTTCCACGTTCTTCAGGCGGAAAAGATAGCCGCGTCAGAAACTCTTGTTGTGGGCGATCGAATCGATACCGACCTGATGTTCGCCAAAGCTGCAGGATGCACCGGGGTTTTAGTGACGACCGGCGTCGACAAAGAAGCCCCCGTCGGAACTGCTTCCATCGGGGGCCTCCTCGAACTCCTCTAG
- the sdhA gene encoding succinate dehydrogenase flavoprotein subunit, which yields MAAQRTVIVVGGGLAGLMAAMKLAEAGNKVKIFSVVPVKRSHSVCAQGGINGAVNLRGEGDSPYLHFEDTITGGDFLNHQPPVMRMAERAPAIIYLLDRMGVPFNRTSEGLLSFRRFGGTLKHRTAYAGATTGQQLLYALDEQVRRWETMNLVEKYEGYEFISIIKDSEGRCRGITSQNLRTMEIEAFAADAVVMATGGNGLIFGKSTNSIINTGSAVSVCYQQGAKYGNPEMVQIHPTAIPGEDKCRLISESVRGEGGRIWVPSNPDDQRKGVDIPEGERRYICEELDSKYGNLLSRDIVSFIIYCTCRMGNGVKGRQQVYLDITQLHDKRGGPWSRQTINDKLEGVLEIYEKFMREDPIENPMRIYPAVHYTMGGLWVDYETNGDNTWDVESPRNQMTNVPGLYAAGECEFQYHGANRLGANALLACLVGGEIAAEGIMAYLQKGDVAADSLPSSALDDARNEQQSIYNTLAGSNGTENPYALHAELADVMWNNCGIWRVQADLVKARGSLDDLAARARQCGLTDASGWTNQAVPFTRALINMIEQSKAIVDGAIVRDESRGAHFKMDTPERSDTDWLKTTLASYDNGRTKFEFEPIDCRFIAPRARKYAVNQIGIVKKIMGENFLEGFAGAAK from the coding sequence ATGGCAGCACAGCGTACAGTGATCGTCGTCGGCGGAGGGCTCGCCGGACTTATGGCAGCAATGAAGCTGGCCGAGGCCGGGAACAAGGTCAAAATCTTCAGCGTCGTCCCCGTCAAACGGTCGCACTCGGTGTGCGCCCAGGGCGGCATCAACGGTGCGGTTAACCTTCGCGGAGAAGGAGATTCGCCGTATCTTCACTTCGAAGACACGATCACCGGCGGAGACTTCCTGAACCACCAGCCCCCCGTCATGCGGATGGCCGAGCGTGCTCCTGCGATCATTTACCTTTTGGACCGAATGGGTGTTCCGTTCAACCGAACTTCCGAAGGCCTACTTTCCTTCCGCCGCTTCGGAGGCACTCTGAAGCACCGAACCGCTTACGCTGGAGCAACCACTGGCCAGCAGCTCCTTTACGCCCTTGATGAACAAGTCAGAAGGTGGGAAACCATGAACCTCGTCGAGAAGTATGAGGGCTACGAGTTCATCAGCATCATCAAGGACTCCGAGGGTCGCTGCCGAGGCATCACCAGCCAGAACCTTCGAACAATGGAGATCGAGGCATTCGCCGCCGATGCCGTCGTCATGGCGACCGGCGGAAACGGACTCATCTTCGGAAAGTCCACCAACTCGATCATCAATACCGGTTCCGCAGTTTCGGTTTGCTACCAACAGGGCGCCAAGTACGGCAACCCGGAGATGGTCCAGATTCACCCGACCGCAATCCCCGGTGAGGACAAGTGCCGACTCATCTCCGAATCCGTTCGCGGTGAAGGCGGCCGAATCTGGGTTCCGAGCAACCCAGATGACCAGCGAAAAGGCGTCGATATTCCCGAAGGCGAACGACGCTACATCTGCGAAGAACTTGACAGCAAATACGGCAACCTCCTCAGCCGAGACATCGTCAGCTTCATCATCTACTGCACCTGCCGAATGGGCAACGGGGTCAAGGGTCGCCAGCAGGTCTACCTCGACATCACCCAGCTCCATGATAAGCGGGGCGGACCTTGGAGCCGACAGACGATTAACGACAAGCTCGAAGGTGTTCTCGAAATCTACGAGAAGTTCATGCGCGAGGATCCGATCGAGAATCCGATGCGGATTTATCCAGCCGTTCACTACACCATGGGCGGGCTCTGGGTGGACTACGAAACCAACGGCGACAACACCTGGGATGTGGAAAGCCCACGTAACCAAATGACCAACGTCCCCGGATTGTATGCCGCTGGCGAGTGTGAGTTCCAATACCACGGCGCAAACCGCCTTGGCGCAAACGCTCTGCTGGCCTGTTTGGTTGGTGGAGAAATCGCCGCCGAAGGCATCATGGCTTACCTTCAGAAGGGCGACGTTGCCGCGGATTCGCTTCCGTCTTCTGCTCTGGACGACGCTCGAAATGAGCAACAGTCGATCTACAACACCCTGGCAGGCTCAAACGGCACCGAGAACCCTTACGCACTCCACGCCGAGCTGGCAGACGTCATGTGGAACAACTGCGGAATCTGGCGCGTTCAGGCCGATCTGGTTAAGGCGCGCGGGTCGCTCGATGATCTGGCGGCTCGGGCTCGACAGTGTGGACTGACAGATGCTTCTGGCTGGACCAATCAAGCCGTCCCGTTCACCCGTGCGCTGATCAACATGATCGAGCAATCGAAGGCGATTGTCGATGGTGCGATAGTCCGCGACGAAAGCCGTGGTGCCCACTTCAAGATGGACACTCCGGAGCGTTCGGACACCGACTGGCTCAAGACCACCTTGGCGAGCTACGACAACGGCAGGACCAAGTTTGAATTCGAGCCCATCGACTGCCGCTTCATCGCTCCAAGAGCGCGAAAGTATGCCGTCAACCAGATCGGAATCGTCAAAAAGATCATGGGCGAAAACTTCCTCGAAGGCTTCGCCGGCGCGGCGAAGTAG